GCGCGCAACATGAGGAGACGGGTCTATGAGAGTAATTGAGGTGAGCGCAAAGACGCGCGAGCTCGCCATCAAAAACGCCCTCGAACAATTGGGCGTCGAGCGCGACGAAGTACACGTCGAGATTCTGGACGAGGGCAGCGCGGGTCTGTTCGGGTTCGGCGCCCGCAACGTCAAGCTCAAAGTGTCCACGGACGTTCCCGGACCGGAAACCGCGCGGGGCAGGTCCGCGCACCGCGAGCGGCCGCACCACGCCGATCGGCACGAGCACCCGCGGCGCGAGCAGCGCCCCG
This genomic interval from Candidatus Hydrogenedentota bacterium contains the following:
- a CDS encoding Jag N-terminal domain-containing protein, with the translated sequence MRVIEVSAKTRELAIKNALEQLGVERDEVHVEILDEGSAGLFGFGARNVKLKVSTDVPGPETARGRSAHRERPHHADRHEHPRREQRP